A single region of the Vanessa tameamea isolate UH-Manoa-2023 chromosome 18, ilVanTame1 primary haplotype, whole genome shotgun sequence genome encodes:
- the LOC113398224 gene encoding glutathione S-transferase E14-like, translating into MFRVLNKTIPTKMLQYCNLSYVKTASFVKPILYGDEVSPPVRFVMMTASILNIDIEFHKIDLFKNENRTAFYREINPLQKVPAMQVGDLKIVDSHAIALYLCQVAGDKYLYPQDPALRAKVNQMLFFNSSTLFRIDSYIMSNYFARQPVNETTVEEWYTALDYLEYNLKDNWLVGNKMLLCDICAVAVVTSMLPLFPLIKRHKRVKQWIENFQCLPFYDINRRGLVNLRMYINAINNERS; encoded by the exons atgtttcgagtattaaataaaacaattcctACTAAAATGctgcaatattgtaatttaagttATGTCAA GACAGCAAGCTTTGTTAAACCTATTCTTTACGGAGACGAAGTTTCTCCTCCAGTTAGGTTTGTAATGATGACAGcgtcaattttaaatatcgatatcgagtttcataaaatcgatttattcaaaaatgaaaATCGTACTGCTTTTTATCGAGAG ATAAATCCTCTGCAGAAGGTACCAGCAATGCAAGTAGGCGATTTAAAAATAGTTGACAGCCATGCTATTGCTCTGTATTTGTGTCAAGTCGCTGGTGATAAATACCTATATCCTCAAGATCCTGCACTTAGGGCAAAAGTtaatcaaatgttgtttttcaACTCCAGTACTTTATTTCGTATTGATAGTTATATAATG TCAAATTATTTTGCAAGACAACCTGTAAATGAGACAACGGTCGAGGAGTGGTATACTGCCTTGGATTATTTAGAATACAACTTAAAAGATAACTGGCTGGTAGGCAATAAG atgcTTTTATGTGATATATGTGCGGTAGCTGTTGTGACGTCTATGCTTCCATTGTTTCCGTTAATAAAACGACACAAAAGAGTAAAACAGTGGATCGAGAACTTTCAATGTTTACCATTTTATGATATCAACAGACGAGGCTTAGTAAACTTACGCATGTATATTAACGCGATCAATAATGAacgttcataa
- the LOC113398981 gene encoding glutathione S-transferase 1-like: protein MGIAGSKTLSTTLHNCTLWKADRSPACRSVMMALDAMNLSLTEVDVDIDKDEHNLPEIVAMNPFRTLPILKDRELILRDSHAISTYLASRYDESDKILPQDPAGRSLVDQLLHYDSGILQPRYYVSVYPILYENCRYVMPQPIEDIEKSYQDLETMLTGHLWLSGSWLTLGDITVAATISTSNVLVPVDKQRFPLLSNWLYRMSEQAFFVTANKKGLSEFTNRIDTGKISGLNEFKKCPRSSLTRRSTGGTLSET from the exons ATGGGCATAGCTGGCAGTAAAACCTTGTCTACTACGCTTCA CAACTGCACATTATGGAAGGCAGACCGAAGTCCCGCTTGTAGATCGGTGATGATGGCTTTAGATGCTATGAACTTGAGTCTAACTGAAGTAGATGTGGATATTGATAAAGATGAGCATAATCTCCCAGAAATCGTAGCT ATGAATCCTTTCAGAACATTACCGATTTTAAAAGATAGAGAATTAATTCTACGCGACAG TCATGCGATTAGTACATATTTAGCTTCTCGGTATGATGaatctgataaaatattacctcAAGATCCAGCTGGGCGTTCGCTAGTTGATCAATTGTTGCACTATGATAGTGGAATTCTACAACCACGTTACTACGTGTCAGTG tacccaattttatacgaaaattgCCGTTATGTAATGCCACAACCAATTGAAGATATTGAAAAATCCTATCAAGATCTTGAAACAATGTTGACTGGGCACTTGTGGTTGAGTGGCTCGTGGTTGACCCTTGGTGACATCACTGTTGCAGCTACCATTAGCACATCGAATGTTCTCGTTCCAGTAGACAAGCaaag gtTTCCATTATTATCAAATTGGCTTTATCGAATGTCTGAACAGGCATTTTTTGTTACGGCAAACAAAAAAGGGCTAAGCGAGTTTACAAACAGAATAG ATACAGGAAAAATTTCAGGATTAAATGAGTTCAAGAAATGCCCTCGCAGTTCTTTAACGCGACGTTCAACAGGAGGAACATTATCTGAAACATga